The Streptomyces tendae DNA segment TGGCGGGATTTGAACCCACGGCCTTCCGCTCCCAAAGCGGACGCGCTACCAAGCTGCGCCACACCCCGTCTGGTGCGATCCGTAGGGTACATGCACGCGGGAGAAAGGGCCGCCGCCTTTACCGGCGCGCTGCGGCGCCCGGCGACCGGCCGGACACGGGGTGTGCGACGAAGGCGCACGACCCGCTACGATGCCTCTCAGTGCCGCGGTCACCGACGCGCGGCACGCAGTGTGCGGGCGTAGCTCAATGGTAGAGCCCCAGTCTTCCAAACTGGCTACGCGGGTTCGATTCCCGTCGCCCGCTCTGTACGGCTCAGGGCCGGTCCGCGGATCTCTCCGTGGGCCGGCCCTGAGGCGTATCCGGATCGCTTCCGCGGGGGCGGGTCAGAAGCTGATCGAGTTGATCATGTCCGCTATCGAGTCCAGGAACCGCTGGATGTCGTCCGCCATGCCCGTCGAGGCGAGGAAGAAGCCGAAGAGGACGGCGACGATCGCCGGTCCCGCCTTGATGGAGCCACCTCTCAGCAACACCACCAGGATGATCGCCAACAGCAGCACCACTGACAGTGAAATGGCCACAACTGATCACACCCTTGGTCGGTTCGGCTTCGCCGGCCCGGGCGACGCATCCCCGCGCACCCCGCCAGAACCATCGTGCCACCAACAGGGCCGCCCTATGCGGCCGCTGACACATCGTCCGTCCCACGGCGCCGTCGCCGTCGCCGGGACTCCGGGTGCGGCGCGGCCCCGTACGGGCCTTGCCGGAACCAATGTCTGCGTTTCGCACGGCAATTCGAGGGAGGATCCGCGCAGGGAATTCGGCGATTTCTTTCCCGCGTCCACACAACGCGTTCGCAGGTAATTCGAATTGCCGGTACCCCACCCCGACAGACGTACGGACCAAGGGGGCAGGACCCAGCCAAGGCGGACATATCACCGGAGTCGCCGCCCGGCCCCATGACCCGAATGACGGGGATGAATCCTGACAAGCACGGTGGTGGCGGGCACCAACATGGCGGCCGTGCACATGCGTTGCCCCTCGCCCGGAAGGCATGCGCGCTTTACCGAATCCGGGGTACTCGAACGGGACAACCAGGAATGACGTCGGGCGTTTTACGGATTCCCGAGGACAACGCTAGGGTGCCTGAGATGTTCCACGCTGCCTCGTCCCCCGCAAGCGCAGCGAGCTCCCCGATCGCCTCCCCGAGTTCCCGCCGGGAGGGTCAGTGACGAACTCGCAGCGACCGTACGGCAACAGCAGGACGCCGCTCCCCCCGGCACAGGCGCCGGCGAACGGGGTGCCGAGTCCGCGCACCCCGCCCCAGGAGGGCACCCGGCCCGCTCCGGGCGGCAGACCGCGCGACGCCTACTTCGACAACGCCAAGTACCTGGCGATCGTGCTGGTGGCCGTCGGCCACGCGTGGGGGCAGATCCTGGACGACGGTGCGGTGGAGACCGCCTACCGCGTCGTCTACCTGTTCCACATGCCGGCGTTCATCCTGATCTCCGGCTACTTCTCGCGCGGTTTCGACCTGCGTCCCCGGCACGTCCAGCGGCTGATCACCGGAGTCGTCGTCCCCTACGTGGTCTTCGAGACCGCGTACTCCCTGTTCCAGCGCTACGGCAACGACGAGCCGGGGCACGGCATCACGCTGCTGGACCCCACCTACCACCTGTGGTTCCTGTGCGCGTTGTTCGTGTGGCGGCTGACGACGCCGCTCTGGAGGGTGATCCGGCACCCGCTGCCGGTCTCGCTGGTGATCGCCGCGCTGGGCTCGGTGTCCCCGCAGATCGGTGACGACCTGGAACTTCAGCGGGTGCTGCAGTTCCTCCCCTTCTTCGTGCTGGGCCTGACGCTGCGGCCCGAGCACTTCCGGATGGTCAAGCGCCGCTCGGTGCGCCTGCTGTCCGTGCCGGTGTTCCTCGCGGCGACGGCCGTGGTCTGGTGGACGATGCCGTACCTGCGGCTCGGCTGGCTGTACCACAGCGACGGCGCCGCGGAGTTGGGCGCGCCCTGGTGGGCGGGTCCGCTCATGGTGTTCGGCACGCTCGCCGGATCGCTGCTGACGACCGTCTGCTTCCTCGCCTGGGTACCGCGCCGCCGCATGTGGTTCACGGCCCTCGGCGCGGGCACGATCTACGGCTATCTGCTGCACGCCTTCCTGGTACGGGCGGGCAACTACACGGACTTCTACGACCGGCCGTGGCTGCACGAGCCGCTCGGCGTGCTGTGCCTCACCCTCTTCGCGGCCGCCGCCGTGACGCTGCTGTGCACCCGGCCGGTGCAGCGGGCCCTGCGGTGCGTGGTGGAGCCGCGCATGGC contains these protein-coding regions:
- a CDS encoding acyltransferase family protein; the encoded protein is MTNSQRPYGNSRTPLPPAQAPANGVPSPRTPPQEGTRPAPGGRPRDAYFDNAKYLAIVLVAVGHAWGQILDDGAVETAYRVVYLFHMPAFILISGYFSRGFDLRPRHVQRLITGVVVPYVVFETAYSLFQRYGNDEPGHGITLLDPTYHLWFLCALFVWRLTTPLWRVIRHPLPVSLVIAALGSVSPQIGDDLELQRVLQFLPFFVLGLTLRPEHFRMVKRRSVRLLSVPVFLAATAVVWWTMPYLRLGWLYHSDGAAELGAPWWAGPLMVFGTLAGSLLTTVCFLAWVPRRRMWFTALGAGTIYGYLLHAFLVRAGNYTDFYDRPWLHEPLGVLCLTLFAAAAVTLLCTRPVQRALRCVVEPRMAWAFRQDAGEVARVREQHRPVEVRAPGEKVSV